The Fulvia fulva chromosome 6, complete sequence genome includes a window with the following:
- a CDS encoding Catalase translates to MQIHGGSSPFSAKRLNPDNYFQAIEQAAFSPFNMVTGIGPSADIMLQAHRVGPNYQQRPCNAARPKLYSPYQRDGPGTIKGNYGGDPNYVRSAFRPIKQIHSTDVSFNEWHVKVQAFSSQVTDDDFTQPKELSKLFKRDGVDEELVHNLGVHISGAVKPVQDKAVEVWRMRNLAIMNIMRFTTPALRGPG, encoded by the exons ATGCAGATCCATGGAGGGTCCTCACCTTTTTCTGCGAAACGCCTCAACCCTGACAACTACTTCCAAGCCATCGAACAAGCGGCGTTCTCTCCCTTCAACATGGTCACCGGCATCGGACCCAGTGCGGACATCATGCTTCAAGCAC ATCGCGTCGGGCCCAACTACCAGCAACGGCCATGCAACGCCGCACGCCCCAAACTCTACTCCCCATACCAACGTGACGGACCTGGCACGATCAAGGGCAACTATGGCGGTGACCCGAACTACGTCCGCAGCGCTTTCCGCCCTATTAAGCAGATCCACTCGACGGATGTCAGCTTCAACGAGTGGCATGTCAAGGTTCAGGCGTTCAGCAGCCAGGTCACTGATGATGATTTTACGCAGCCGAAGGAGTTGTCGAAGTTGTTTAAGCGTGATGGTGTGGATGAGGAGCTTGTACATAATTTGGGCGTACACATTAGCGGCGCTGTCAAGCCGGTGCAGGACAAGGCTGTTGAGGTGTGGA GGATGCGGAACCTGGCCATCATGAATATAATGCGTTTCACGACTCCAGCCCTTCGGGGCCCTGGATAA